The Candidatus Zixiibacteriota bacterium nucleotide sequence GCACGGTCATCAAGGCGACCGGGAGCTATATACCCTCACAGGAAATCCCCAACGCGACATTTCTGGACTGGAATTTTTATGACAGGGATGGCACCCTGTTTGATAAATCAAACGAGGAAATAGTCACCAAGCTGGAAGAGATCACAGGTATTATCGAGAGGCGTCATGTCCCCGACGATATGGTCACCTCAGATATCGCCTATCTCTCGGCTCAGGATGCTCTGCAATCTTCGGGCATTGACAAAGAAAGTCTCGACTACCTTATCGTGGCACATAATTTTGGTGATGTGCGTTCGGACAACCGTCGTTCCGATTTCGTACCCAGTCTGGCTTCGCGGGTTAAATGCAAACTCGAGATCGAAAACCCGAAAACGGTAGCGTACGATCTCCCGTTTGGGTGTCCCGGATGGCTCCAGGCGGTGATCCAGGCCGATTATTTCATCAAGTCAGGTGACGCCAAACGCGCCCTGATAATCGGTGCCGAGACTCTTTCACGGGTCTCCGATCCCCATGACCGCGACAGCATGATCTACGCCGACGGCGCCGGGGCCGCAATTCTTGAGGGAGTCGCGGGAGATACCGATGTCGGTATCCTCTCCCATTCAGTCAGATCCGATACTATAAAACATGCCTATATGCTCCGCATGGACAAATCCTACAACTCCCAGAACGGCAACAGTGATCTGTATCTCAAGATGGACGGCCATAAGCTGTACCAGTACGCAATCAAAACGGTTCCCGAAGTGGTCAAAGAGAGCCTCGACAAGGTAGACATGAAAGTAACCGACATCTCCAAGATCCTGATTCACCAGGCCAACGCCAAGATGGATGAGGCTATCCTCAAGCGTATATATAAAAGATACGGCAACAGCAACGCCCCGATGTATATCATGCCGATGATCATCTCGCGTCTTGGCAACAGTTCGGTGGCAACACTGCCCA carries:
- a CDS encoding ketoacyl-ACP synthase III, encoding MRNNRISTVIKATGSYIPSQEIPNATFLDWNFYDRDGTLFDKSNEEIVTKLEEITGIIERRHVPDDMVTSDIAYLSAQDALQSSGIDKESLDYLIVAHNFGDVRSDNRRSDFVPSLASRVKCKLEIENPKTVAYDLPFGCPGWLQAVIQADYFIKSGDAKRALIIGAETLSRVSDPHDRDSMIYADGAGAAILEGVAGDTDVGILSHSVRSDTIKHAYMLRMDKSYNSQNGNSDLYLKMDGHKLYQYAIKTVPEVVKESLDKVDMKVTDISKILIHQANAKMDEAILKRIYKRYGNSNAPMYIMPMIISRLGNSSVATLPTLLDMMTKGKLADHEVHSGDNIVFASVGAGMNINAMVYRTP